One region of Permianibacter fluminis genomic DNA includes:
- the pdxA gene encoding 4-hydroxythreonine-4-phosphate dehydrogenase PdxA: MVSRVLVTTGEPAGIGPELLVRLAQRQWPCALAAIGDADLLQQTAARLQVPLQLQRTDSKVEWPVHQPGHLLCIPVPLTTAVVPGQLAVANAPFVVAQLQQAADAALAGDIDAIVTNPVHKGIINDSGLPFTGHTEFFAACAGVAAARRVTGAVAGADAEPVPVLMLLATEGLRVALATTHLPLRAVADAITAARLRHVLQLLARELRQRFALSAPRIAVLGLNPHAGEGGHLGDEEIRVIEPVIRELQAQGLNLIGPLSADTAFNADKLPQFDAYLAMYHDQGLPVLKARGFHRSVNITLGLPFIRTSVDHGTALDLAGRGVADAGSLCYATEVALDLIAKRTTP, from the coding sequence ATCGTGAGCCGCGTGCTGGTCACCACCGGCGAGCCGGCCGGCATTGGCCCGGAGCTGCTGGTGCGACTGGCCCAGCGGCAGTGGCCTTGCGCCCTTGCCGCGATCGGTGATGCCGATCTGCTGCAGCAAACCGCCGCGCGTTTGCAGGTGCCGCTGCAACTGCAGCGCACGGACAGCAAAGTCGAATGGCCCGTGCATCAGCCGGGCCATTTGCTGTGCATTCCGGTGCCACTGACAACGGCGGTTGTGCCGGGGCAACTCGCGGTCGCCAATGCCCCGTTTGTAGTCGCGCAATTGCAGCAAGCCGCTGATGCGGCGCTGGCTGGCGACATCGACGCCATCGTCACCAATCCGGTACACAAGGGCATCATCAACGACAGCGGTTTGCCATTTACCGGTCACACCGAATTCTTCGCCGCTTGTGCCGGTGTTGCCGCGGCGCGCCGTGTTACGGGCGCTGTTGCCGGCGCCGATGCAGAACCCGTCCCGGTGTTGATGCTGCTGGCAACCGAAGGCTTGCGGGTTGCGCTGGCGACCACGCATCTGCCGCTGCGCGCCGTCGCCGATGCCATCACCGCCGCGCGACTGCGCCATGTGCTGCAGCTGCTGGCGCGCGAATTGCGCCAGCGCTTTGCCTTGTCGGCGCCACGCATCGCCGTGCTGGGATTGAATCCGCATGCCGGTGAAGGCGGCCATCTGGGCGATGAGGAAATTCGCGTGATCGAGCCCGTCATTCGCGAGTTGCAGGCACAGGGCCTGAACCTGATCGGGCCGCTGTCAGCCGACACGGCCTTTAATGCCGACAAGCTGCCGCAGTTTGATGCCTATCTGGCGATGTATCACGATCAGGGCCTGCCGGTGTTGAAAGCTCGCGGGTTTCACCGCAGCGTCAACATCACGCTGGGCTTGCCGTTTATTAGAACCTCGGTCGATCACGGCACCGCGCTGGATCTGGCTGGCCGCGGGGTCGCGGATGCCGGCAGCCTCTGTTACGCCACCGAAGTGGCGCTCGATTTGATTGCAAAGCGAACCACGCCATGA
- the rsmA gene encoding 16S rRNA (adenine(1518)-N(6)/adenine(1519)-N(6))-dimethyltransferase RsmA, producing MSSDSPTPMASELANNHKARKRFGQNFLHDQNIIGKIVQSLNPKPDDHLIEIGPGLGALSKPVLQRAGKLTCIELDRDVIPILQHELAGLGELTILNRDVLKVDFAELAAGRSLRVFGNLPYNISTPLIFHLCDYLPAITDMLFMLQKEVVERMAAGPEDDAYGRLSVMLQYYCDVSYLFTVPPGAFRPAPKVQSAIVRLLPHRQRALRPDQEPRFAELVSLAFNARRKTLRNVWRDVVSEAQFAEAAIDPILRPENLALDDYLRLTRLLYP from the coding sequence ATGAGTAGTGATAGCCCAACGCCAATGGCGAGCGAGCTGGCCAACAACCACAAAGCGCGCAAACGTTTTGGCCAGAATTTTCTGCATGACCAGAACATCATCGGCAAGATTGTTCAGTCGCTGAATCCAAAACCGGACGATCATCTGATCGAAATCGGCCCCGGTCTTGGCGCACTCAGCAAGCCGGTGTTGCAACGCGCCGGCAAGCTGACCTGCATCGAGCTGGATCGCGATGTCATTCCCATTTTGCAGCACGAGCTGGCCGGGCTTGGCGAGCTCACCATCCTCAATCGCGATGTCCTGAAAGTGGACTTCGCCGAGCTGGCCGCAGGCCGGTCATTGCGGGTATTCGGCAATTTGCCGTACAACATTTCGACGCCACTGATTTTCCATTTGTGCGACTACCTGCCGGCCATCACCGACATGCTGTTCATGCTGCAAAAGGAAGTGGTGGAACGGATGGCGGCCGGGCCGGAAGACGACGCCTACGGCCGGCTGTCAGTGATGCTGCAGTATTACTGCGACGTCAGTTATCTGTTTACCGTACCGCCCGGTGCGTTCCGGCCAGCGCCGAAAGTGCAGTCGGCCATTGTCCGGTTGTTGCCGCACCGGCAACGGGCGCTGCGCCCGGATCAGGAGCCGCGTTTCGCCGAGCTGGTCAGCCTGGCATTCAATGCCCGTCGCAAAACGCTGCGCAATGTCTGGCGCGACGTGGTCAGTGAGGCGCAATTTGCTGAGGCGGCGATTGATCCGATCTTGCGGCCGGAAAATCTCGCGCTCGACGATTATCTGCGGCTGACCCGCTTGCTGTATCCCTGA
- a CDS encoding peroxiredoxin yields MINVGDKIPEATLHVMGEKGPEAKSSLELFGKGKVVLFAVPGAFTPTCSQAHLPGYVVHADAIKAKGVSTIACMAVNDAFVMSAWGKVSNAEHILMVADGNAEFSKKLGLDADASGFGMGQRSRRFALILQDGVVKHVAVEQPKEFKVSSAEAILAAL; encoded by the coding sequence ATGATCAATGTCGGTGACAAAATTCCGGAAGCCACGTTGCATGTGATGGGCGAAAAAGGCCCGGAAGCCAAATCCAGTCTGGAATTGTTCGGCAAAGGCAAAGTCGTGCTGTTTGCGGTGCCAGGCGCCTTCACCCCGACCTGCTCGCAGGCACACTTGCCGGGCTATGTTGTCCACGCCGACGCCATCAAGGCCAAAGGCGTCAGCACCATCGCCTGCATGGCAGTCAACGATGCGTTCGTCATGAGTGCCTGGGGCAAAGTCAGTAACGCCGAACACATCCTGATGGTGGCCGACGGCAACGCCGAATTCAGCAAGAAACTCGGTCTCGACGCCGATGCCAGCGGCTTCGGCATGGGCCAACGCTCGCGCCGGTTCGCGCTGATTCTTCAGGACGGCGTGGTCAAACATGTCGCGGTGGAGCAACCGAAGGAATTCAAGGTCAGCTCGGCAGAAGCGATTTTGGCAGCGCTGTAA
- a CDS encoding Pycsar system effector family protein, with protein sequence MPINEPANYLDQLIRQTRAHHVTLSTMADQKANMLLTMSSVVLTLSLPQLNNPGLRHAVMALMAACLLTLILACYVVMPKLLFGKDKRPIADRNLLFFADFEDMSFEQYRQEMATLLNNPASAYDLQLQEIYRMGQYLAWKKYRFLRWAYVTFLAGFVIAGVLLFF encoded by the coding sequence ATGCCCATCAACGAGCCCGCCAACTACCTCGATCAACTGATCCGGCAAACCCGCGCCCACCACGTGACGCTGTCGACCATGGCCGATCAGAAAGCCAACATGCTGCTGACCATGTCATCGGTGGTGCTGACGCTGTCGTTGCCACAGCTGAACAATCCGGGCCTGCGACACGCGGTCATGGCGCTGATGGCGGCGTGCCTGCTTACCCTGATTCTGGCCTGCTATGTGGTCATGCCGAAACTGCTGTTCGGTAAAGACAAACGCCCGATCGCCGATCGCAACCTGCTGTTCTTCGCCGACTTTGAGGATATGAGCTTCGAGCAATACCGACAGGAAATGGCCACGCTGCTCAACAACCCGGCCAGCGCCTACGATCTGCAACTGCAGGAAATCTATCGCATGGGCCAGTATCTGGCCTGGAAGAAATACCGGTTTCTGCGCTGGGCTTATGTGACGTTTCTGGCCGGATTTGTCATTGCTGGCGTGTTACTGTTCTTCTGA
- a CDS encoding alkaline phosphatase, with amino-acid sequence MKTARLVVVLGLCTLTVGVMPALTTAKEAAVSTPRRIILMIGDGMGFGQVSAYRQYADNPATPALESTVFDDLLIGTIATRPSGDSDLITDSAAGATAYACGVKSFNGAIGVDADNKPCETVLERAGQRGKSTGVVVTSQLTHATPAAFYAHVSSRKNIAEIAEQFFTGTGARKVDVAFGGGADDFSASQRQQLQQSGVQLVTTPAQLAALKQPPTFGTFAAAGLPMAIDRDANTPSLASMTDKALALLDANPRGFFLMVEGSQIDWASHGNDIVGVLSEMQDFATAIASARRYADQHPDTLLVITADHETGGLSLGRDKQWQWRATLLHQIRASAAGMAARVLAGEDAVATLQALSPIIADDADRARLNASERDADRLEEAFADIIAKHSLTGWTTRGHTGADVPLYAFGPGSASLRGHHDNHWLGQRLMEFVQAGGPAPSAANRSMTDRSKTGRSQTDHSTTAKP; translated from the coding sequence ATGAAAACCGCACGCCTTGTTGTCGTCCTCGGCCTTTGCACGCTCACCGTCGGCGTCATGCCGGCACTCACGACCGCGAAAGAAGCCGCGGTGAGCACACCGCGCCGCATCATCCTGATGATTGGCGACGGCATGGGCTTTGGTCAGGTCAGTGCCTACCGGCAATACGCCGACAACCCGGCGACGCCGGCGCTGGAAAGTACGGTGTTCGATGACTTGCTGATCGGCACCATCGCCACCCGGCCCTCGGGCGACAGCGATCTGATCACCGATTCCGCCGCCGGCGCCACCGCTTACGCTTGCGGCGTGAAATCCTTCAACGGCGCCATTGGCGTCGACGCCGATAACAAGCCTTGCGAAACGGTGCTGGAGCGCGCCGGGCAACGCGGCAAGAGTACGGGCGTGGTTGTCACCTCGCAGCTGACGCACGCCACACCGGCAGCGTTCTACGCCCATGTCAGCAGCCGCAAGAACATTGCCGAGATTGCCGAACAGTTTTTTACCGGCACCGGTGCTCGGAAAGTGGATGTCGCGTTCGGTGGCGGCGCTGACGATTTTTCTGCCAGCCAGCGCCAGCAATTGCAGCAGTCCGGCGTGCAGTTGGTGACAACGCCGGCACAACTGGCGGCACTGAAACAGCCGCCAACGTTCGGCACGTTTGCCGCTGCCGGTTTGCCGATGGCCATCGACCGTGATGCCAACACGCCCAGTCTGGCCAGCATGACCGACAAGGCGCTGGCGCTGCTCGATGCGAATCCGCGCGGTTTTTTCCTGATGGTCGAAGGCTCGCAGATCGATTGGGCCAGTCACGGCAATGACATCGTTGGTGTGCTCAGCGAAATGCAGGACTTTGCCACCGCCATTGCAAGCGCGCGCCGCTATGCCGACCAGCATCCGGATACGCTGCTGGTGATCACGGCCGATCACGAAACCGGCGGCCTGAGCCTCGGCCGCGACAAACAATGGCAGTGGCGGGCGACGTTGCTGCACCAGATTCGCGCCAGTGCGGCCGGCATGGCTGCGCGCGTGCTGGCGGGCGAAGACGCCGTTGCCACCTTGCAGGCTTTGAGCCCGATCATCGCTGATGACGCTGACCGCGCCCGGCTGAACGCCTCCGAGCGCGACGCCGATCGACTGGAAGAAGCCTTTGCCGACATCATTGCCAAGCACAGCCTGACCGGCTGGACCACGCGCGGTCACACCGGCGCCGATGTTCCGCTGTATGCTTTCGGTCCCGGCAGTGCCAGCCTGCGTGGCCACCACGACAACCACTGGCTGGGTCAACGCCTGATGGAGTTTGTTCAGGCCGGCGGACCAGCGCCGTCGGCAGCAAACCGGTCGATGACAGACCGTTCGAAAACAGGCCGGTCGCAAACAGACCATTCAACAACCGCTAAGCCATGA